One stretch of Nitratiruptor tergarcus DSM 16512 DNA includes these proteins:
- a CDS encoding HyaD/HybD family hydrogenase maturation endopeptidase: MLKTAIIGIGNILFMDEGIGVYASKYLEKNFVFDDDVEIIDGGTLGFKLMRYYQEYDKVVILDTVSIEDAPGSIYNLPSEVLLGLGEYRKTAHEVEVVEMLEICSMLESIAQVNIIGIVPKDIESVGIGLTDTMRESFDSYIQTLLQELEKNGIQYQRRANKTLDSIIFEYANPSMKECNDITV, encoded by the coding sequence ATGTTGAAGACGGCAATTATAGGAATTGGCAATATTTTGTTCATGGATGAGGGTATTGGGGTATATGCCTCAAAATATCTTGAGAAGAATTTTGTCTTTGATGATGATGTAGAAATTATCGATGGAGGGACACTGGGGTTTAAACTTATGCGCTACTATCAAGAGTACGATAAAGTAGTGATATTGGATACAGTCTCCATCGAAGATGCTCCAGGCTCCATATATAATCTCCCTAGTGAGGTTTTACTGGGGCTTGGAGAGTATAGAAAAACAGCACATGAAGTTGAAGTTGTGGAGATGCTTGAGATTTGCAGTATGCTTGAATCCATCGCACAAGTGAATATTATTGGAATCGTGCCAAAAGATATCGAAAGCGTTGGTATTGGTTTAACGGATACCATGCGAGAATCTTTTGACAGCTACATACAAACGCTTTTGCAAGAGCTGGAAAAAAACGGTATTCAATATCAAAGAAGAGCCAATAAAACGCTTGACTCGATTATCTTTGAGTATGCAAACCCCTCAATGAAAGAGTGTAATGACATTACAGTTTGA